The proteins below are encoded in one region of Apium graveolens cultivar Ventura chromosome 4, ASM990537v1, whole genome shotgun sequence:
- the LOC141718580 gene encoding uncharacterized protein LOC141718580, which yields MDQPLRNILHSPKASGRLIKWAIEFGKFDIKYKPRTAIKAQALAYFMVKRTISDQEVGGQEIVTPEGEEKEKDEGLVLQSPEGFMIEYALKLDFSTTNNEAEYEALIAGLGLARAVRAKIFKICGDSRLVVAQFNGEFEAKDDTMAKYLRVLKGILTQFDE from the exons ATGGACCAACCATTAAGAAACATTCTTCATAGCCCGAAGGCAAGtggaaggctcatcaagtggGCGATTGAGTTCGGcaaatttgacatcaagtacaagcctcgAACAGCCATCAAGGCTCAGGCCTTAGCATACTTCATGGTCAAACGCACCATTAgcgaccaagaagtcggggggcaagaGATAGTAACCCCGGAAGGAGAAGAGAAAGAGAAAGATGAAG GTCTAGTCTTGCAAAGCCCCGAAGGATTCatgattgagtatgctttgaagttggacttCTCGACAACGAACaacgaagcagaatatgaagctttgatagccggcttaggcttggctagagcTGTGAGGGCCAAAATCTTTAAGATCTGTGGAGATTCGAGACTTGTTGTTGCTCAATTCAATGGAGAGTTTGAGGCCAAGGATGATACAATGGCCAAGTACCTGAGAGTTTTAAAAGGAATACTAACTCAATTTGATGAATGA